The Miscanthus floridulus cultivar M001 chromosome 7, ASM1932011v1, whole genome shotgun sequence genome includes a region encoding these proteins:
- the LOC136465750 gene encoding uncharacterized protein, which translates to MHLGRYPLVVDPIIDVKRLTKVLMVGGSGLNIMYAETLDAMGIDQACIRPTRAPFHGIMLGKQAILIGQIDLPITFENLSNYRIETFTFERAYECEVESYELASMTLTSEELAAIRKDITEGALDVKRVARSFEPTENIKEVLVDPDNSTNKMVCIGTALSPK; encoded by the exons ATGCACCTAGGTAGGTACCCGCTCGTGGTTGACCCTATCATCGAtgtgaagcggctcaccaaggtattgatggttggaggtagcggcctcaacatcatgtatgccgagACACTCGATGCTATGGGCATCGATCAAGCATGCATCCGGCCAACCAGGGCACCTTTCCACGGTATCATGCTGGGAAAGCAGGCCATACTgatcgggcagatcgacctacccatcacctttgAGAATCTGTCCAACTATAGGATAGAGACCTTCACCTTTGAG agggcctatgagtgtgaggtcgagagCTATGAGCTCGCTTCGATGACCCTCACTTCTGAGGAGCTCGCGGCCATCAGGAAGGACATCACCGAAGGAGCGCTCGATGTGAAGCGAGTGGCTAGATCCTTTGAGCCTACGGAGaacatcaaggaggtcctcgtcGACCCCGACAATTCCACTAACAAGATGGTGTGCATCGGCACCGCCCTCTCCCCCAAGTAG